The window TCACCAGTTCATCAAACAGGGGGCCGCCCGGTTTCTTTTCCAGGTAGGGTTGTAGCTCTTTTAATTCCTGCGCGCTGTACTTAAACGGAAACTCTTCGGCGGACTCTTCGAGGAAAAAGTCGAACGGGTTGATCACCGTCATGTCCGCCTGAACTTCCACTTCCACGGAGAACTCATTGGTTCGCTCCGGGAATACGATGCGCGCAAGATAATTGCCGAACGCGTCTTGTTGCCAGTTCAGGAAATGCGTTTCCGGCTTGATTTTCATGCTGTAGGCGCGAATCGGTGTGCGGCTGTGTGGCGCCGGACGAAGCCGAATCACGTGCGGTGAGAGGTTCACCAAACGATCGAATTTATAGTACGTATTATGGTGAATAGCTACACGTATCGTCATTGGAATGCACGCTATTGTTGGAGGTTAATCGGCGGAAACAACCTGGTTTTTAATGGAGCTCAGGAAACCAGGTTGCAGCGATATGGGTGTGGATACTGGCCAGTTCGGTCTGCAAGTCGTTGAGGTAGTCGCGCAGGGGTTCACCCAATTCTTCGTAGTCCACATCGTCGAATATGGTGGACTGATTTTCTTTCAGTATCGCGACAATTTCTTTAGAGCGGGGCAAACGCTCTGCGGAATCAATAATGGCATCCAGGCAGTGGGCGATAGTGCGCGGGAAGCTCAGGTCTTCCAATAAATAATACACCACCCCATCGCCGGTAACCGCAGAGCGGGTGGTCTGGCGGTAAGATTGGGTAGCGCCCAAAGACCGCAACACAGCGCCCCAGATAATTTGTCGGCTGTTGACTGCCGCATCTTCCTCTACTACCTGCAGCACAGCGGCAACCCCAGCATCCAAAATACGGGTGGTCATATCGGCGCGCTCCAAATTGCGGCCGAGACGCAAAAAATCCCACGCGGGGTCGTGGGGCATGGTGCCGTACAGCAAACCTAGAATTTGTTGGCAGCCTTTAATTACGCCATCTAAAAATTCGTGACGGCCCTTGCGGTTAACGCCCAACTGGATGTTTTCAGTTACGTATAAGTTGAGTTCGTTGGTTAACTCCCAGGTGTCTTCCGGCACAACATCGCGGGTGGTGCGCACATTCTCGCGAATGGCGCGCAGCGAAGACAGGATCGAACTGGAAGTAGTGTCATCGGCGAGGAGAAATTTAACGACGTTGCGCTCGTCCTGCACTTTAAAACGATCGGCAAACTCCTTCTGCGCACTGTTAATGGTAATCAGGTTGTACCAGCCAAAATTGACCGACCGGGGCAGGTCGAACATCAGATTGTCGTAAACTCGAATCAGGCGCGCTGTATTTTCCACTCGTTCCAGGTAACGGGCTGTCCAGTAAACGCGCTCTGCGACTTTAGAAAGCATGAAGTGCACTCCACAATGGTTTGAACTGTTGGATTCGGTTGCTGTGTTATTGTTTAACGAATTCAGCTTTCAACAATCCAGGTATCTTTACTGCCGCCGCCCTGTGACGAGTTCACCACCAGCGAGCCTTTTCTCATTGCCACCCGAGTGAGACCACCTTTGGTCACATAGGTGTCTTTAGCTTGCAAAATAAATGGGCGCAAATCCAGGTGGCGCGGTTCCAATTCGTTTTTCCCCACGATGGTAGGCGCGGTGGATAGTTTGAGAGTAGGTTGCGCAATATAGTTGCGCGGATTCGCTTTAATCAGCTCGGCAAAAGTTTCGCGATCTTTTTTGGTGGAATGCGGCCCCACCAGCATGCCGTAGCCACCGGATTCGTTGGCGGGCTTGACCACCAGTTTGTCCAGGTTGGCGAGTACATATTCGCGCTGTTTGTCGTCGTAGCAAAGAAAGGTTTCCACGTTGGGAATTAACGGGTCTTCATCCAAATAATATTTGATGACCTGGGGGACAAACGCATAGATCACCTTGTCGTCGGCAACGCCTGCGCCGGGCGCATTCGCCAGAGCGACGTTACCTTTGCGCCAGGCGCGCATAAGGCCGGGCACCCCGAGAACCGACTCTTTATTAAAAACTTCCGGATCGAGGAATAAATCGTCGATACGGCGATAAATCACGTCCACCTGCTCGAGACCGGAAATGGTTTTCATAAAGACTGAGTCGTCTTGTACCACCAGATCACTGCCTTCAACGAGCTCAACCCCCATTTGCTGCGCCAGGAAGGCATGTTCGAAATAGGCTGAGTTAAAGATACCGGGGGTCAAAACGACGATGACCGGCTTTTTAAGTTTGCGCGGAGAAAGGGACGCGAGTGTGTCAAATAGGCGCGCGGGGTATTCATCGACGCGCGCGATATCGACCTTTTCGAAAAGCTCGGGCAGTACACGCTTTGTTATTGCCCTGTTTTCGAGCATGTATGATACACCAGAGGGCACTCGAAGATTGTCTTCCAGAACATAGAATTCGCCGTCGTCTGCACGCACCAAGTCGGTGCCGCAAATATGCGCCCAAACCCCAAATGCGGGCTTAAAGCCTTCGCACTCTTTGCGGTAGTTCTTGGATTGCTTGAGGACGAACTCGGGGATGATGCCGTCCTTGATAATTTTTTGCTCGTGGTAAAGGTCGTTGATAAACAGGTTAAGTGCTGTCAACCGTTGCTTGAGACCGGCTTCGGCGATGTCCCACTGCTTGGCTGCGATGGGGCGGGGAATAATATCGAAAGGCCATGCACGGTCGATGTTTCCTTCTTCGGTATAGACGGTGAAGGAAACGCCCATTTCCTTGATGGTGCTGTCTGCGGCTTGTTTGCGGTCTGCTATATCTTCTTCACTGAAGGACTTAAGTTGTGCGACAAGTTTCTGTGCAGGACGCCGGGCATTGCCGGCACTACTCATAACTTCATCGTAAAACTCACCGGAAGAGTAGTCTTTCCAGTTAATTGCCATGGTGCTCACCCATTTTTTTAGTCGTTATATGTTACTGCATTTGGCGGAGTTTATCGCCTCTCCATTTCCGCTGATTTGGAGAGATAA of the Teredinibacter turnerae T7901 genome contains:
- a CDS encoding circularly permuted type 2 ATP-grasp protein; this encodes MAINWKDYSSGEFYDEVMSSAGNARRPAQKLVAQLKSFSEEDIADRKQAADSTIKEMGVSFTVYTEEGNIDRAWPFDIIPRPIAAKQWDIAEAGLKQRLTALNLFINDLYHEQKIIKDGIIPEFVLKQSKNYRKECEGFKPAFGVWAHICGTDLVRADDGEFYVLEDNLRVPSGVSYMLENRAITKRVLPELFEKVDIARVDEYPARLFDTLASLSPRKLKKPVIVVLTPGIFNSAYFEHAFLAQQMGVELVEGSDLVVQDDSVFMKTISGLEQVDVIYRRIDDLFLDPEVFNKESVLGVPGLMRAWRKGNVALANAPGAGVADDKVIYAFVPQVIKYYLDEDPLIPNVETFLCYDDKQREYVLANLDKLVVKPANESGGYGMLVGPHSTKKDRETFAELIKANPRNYIAQPTLKLSTAPTIVGKNELEPRHLDLRPFILQAKDTYVTKGGLTRVAMRKGSLVVNSSQGGGSKDTWIVES
- a CDS encoding alpha-E domain-containing protein, with the translated sequence MLSKVAERVYWTARYLERVENTARLIRVYDNLMFDLPRSVNFGWYNLITINSAQKEFADRFKVQDERNVVKFLLADDTTSSSILSSLRAIRENVRTTRDVVPEDTWELTNELNLYVTENIQLGVNRKGRHEFLDGVIKGCQQILGLLYGTMPHDPAWDFLRLGRNLERADMTTRILDAGVAAVLQVVEEDAAVNSRQIIWGAVLRSLGATQSYRQTTRSAVTGDGVVYYLLEDLSFPRTIAHCLDAIIDSAERLPRSKEIVAILKENQSTIFDDVDYEELGEPLRDYLNDLQTELASIHTHIAATWFPELH